CTAGACCATTTATCCATTTTGTTCTCTGTGGACTTCTtgttccaggaaaaaaaaaaatctgcttctttGGGCTACTCTGTATTCTCATATCAACTCCTTTTCTTTAATCCTGCTTtcatctggttttcttcctttataaCTTGAATCTAATTTCTGCAGGATGGACTACAACAGCAAGTGAATGTCACAATCAAAATAGAGAAGAACATAAGAGCTTGCTGCAATTACAAAATACAGGTAGTGTCTCAGTGTTGTCCCTGTGTCCTTCCTTCACCACAAGGTGTTGAGCAGTTTAGGAAGGTTATGGGGTTTTGCACAGTGTTTTGTTCTGAGATTGGCTAATCTCTAATTATTTGCATCATGAAAACAATGATTATggctgaaaactatttttttcataggtATTCTATGCAGACAGTGGCTTTTCCTAAGTACAGGGTTGCCAAGTCAGAGACTATGGAATGAGAATGGCGAGTGTTCAGCCTCAGGAGCTCACTGCTGCCTTAATATATAATGCAAGAATTCTGTGTCGCTGTGCAAGGCTTGTCAAGGCAGGGGGAAAGTAAGGTGGGGAGCAGAATTGCTTTTAAGAatagcttctgttttctgaatttttcaacTGCAGATTCAGCCATTCTTTGCGAACTGTGGCACAGACTGTCTGAGACACTCTGCTTTCATCCCATGTTCACCAGCTCCAAGTGAGAACTGCTTTTCTGTAAATTAGATTCCCATTGTCGTACGGATCAGAGCTGAATTTTTAATGTTACTCTTGTCTTTTGCAGGTGCAGACCCATCAGGTAAGAAGTTCTTCCAATACTCTGAATctttttttgctgctcttttaCCGTTATGTAGAATAACAAATGATCCTCCCTGGGAACAAACCAATAGGCAGGAAATGTCCCCTTTTAACACTGAGTTCAGAATGAATTTTAAGTTACTTCATGATTTAATGAGGCAAGTATTTGTATGCAGTGTGAACCTTAGAGCAGGTTTTTGTAGAGCTACTTCACTTGCATAAAATTCTTTGAGGAACAGTTTTGACAAGAAGAGTcttaatataaaatactttctgtCACTTTGCTCAGTGTTAAAACATTTGCATAATACCAAGCAGCTTTTGGAGATAACAGCTTGCAtatattcatttttatgaatGTCAAGATAAATCATGTGCATAACTAtttgctggtgggttttttttgctgcaacACCTGTAAGGAGCTAGTTTGcccaagatttaaaaaaaaaaaaaagcatcaccCAAATTggtgattttatttatatttttttttaagatggatTACATGAACAGGCAGGACATGGGTAGCATGCCTGTCAAAGCTGGATAAACATTGCTGTTTAGAGGAAGGTTATTGATCTGTGTGTTCAGTGTGCTGCACATATGGTTCTTTGTGGAGCAAGTTTATGGTGTAGAGCATCATCATGAAAGTGGGAATTCATTTTGAGAAGTGGCTGTGGTATGTTGTAAGGGGGAAGTGCTGGACTACCCATGGTTTTGGGCAGAGCCAGGGTCCTTCTCCCTTGGCCTCTGCTACTCaagaaacttctgtttttcagtgaaaCTGTTATTTGTGTAAAGCAATGTCTGAGCACTGTTTTTGTACTCCAGGCGATATGATTATATGGCTTTACTGGTGCATCACTGGGATCTGTGTGTTACTGGTGGGATCAGTCATAGCAGGTGTGATTTGTATGACCAAAAAACGAGCAGGTAAGACTCAAACCAGCTAGGAAGAAAAGATTcaatgttaaaatatatttttcctactTCTGTACCTATTCCTactactgttttcttccttgctgttcTGATGTCTTCCCACTGAGCTAATTCCTACATAAATACCTTCTGTTTTACATCATAGGACTTGTAACATCCTAATACCATCCATCTAGTTAAGTAAAGCCTTCCATGGGTTATGCCATCTGATACTCCATTTTCATAGTGCTTCAGAGCTCATGAAGCAGGGAAAAAGGAACTTCATAATTCAGTGTTGTTTCCTGCAGATTGCTATAGATATCTTTTCATTTATTGTTCTCCTGCATTGGGTAAGAGTTTTGCAGGACAGAATCTTCCTGTTTGTCCTCTacaaaattcatttttacaCAATTTTTGAGCTTAAGTAATGTTTTTCAATTaatgtggaagaagaaaaacatggcaCAGAGGTTGACATTGAGCAGGTTGGAAAATTGGGTACTTAAGGACTAATTCCTAGGGGGTTTTGTGCTGCAAACATGAGACAGTTGTTATAGAGAAACTGCAGCTTGCcgggatattttttttacccGAGAGGAGGAGTAATTGGAAATCTGGAAAATTTCTTAACATCAAACTTAGCTATAAGGTGCAGCTAGGGACATTTTAGTCACATCTTCAGAGAagcctctttaaaaaaagctatttttaaaatatcctcCTCTCTTTAAGGAGAGGTAGCAAAACAATTGGGGGTTCTGTACTTCTTGAGACTGGCCAGATCTGGGGAAGATGGAGAAAACTGGGTTTGAGTGCATTCCTTCTCctctcaaaggaaaaatatagtGCAGTACACAGCAGAATTGGCAGTAGAAGAGTCTTCATTCAtttagtatatatatatttttcattacgCTTCTCCCTCCCCATGGTTTTATCCCTGCATAGTTAAAgattatgggttttttttaacctaatcTTTGGAAGGTGTTGTCATTTTAAGGGTTTAATCTTACTTCATGTTTTCAGAACTGACAGTGACTTTCTCTCCCTTCCAGGACACCTGCGAGGGAAATGCAACCACAATGATTTGCAAACTGGTAAGATGTCCTGCCTGTGTTTTATCAGACAAATGTAATGCTCTCTGGAAGTCTCACACAATTGTCCAGAAGGGGCTTTCATAGGCTTTACTACTTTGTAGGTGCTTCCTAAAACTAAGAGGTAGCCTTAGGATCTTCCTGTTTAACTAGAAAAAACTTTGCATGTGGAATTTGGAATGCTGTATTTGCCAGACAGGGCACAAATGCTTGGTAAAGTGGTGAGGCTTTTGACCCAGCTGAGACTGCACTGGCAAAAGAACGTTTGTTAATCCTCTAAACAATAGCAATAGGAgattgttttggggtggttgcACTCGGCTCTCCAGCAGATGATATAGCAACATTTGTAAGCCTCTTGAAGCTGGTGCGTTGTTGGATGGTTCAGGGCATTTCACCACACAAAAACAAGGCATTATTATAAATCACAGATCTACTGTCTGGACTTTCATATTAAATTTATACAATGAGATGTTGTCGGCATGTGTTGCCAAAACAGCTTCAAAACCAGTAGTTGCTAGAATCTTTTGTTAATATTCTCCTATGTTGATTGCTGCTGAGTTGCGGCATTACAGTGTTGGGAATGCAGCTGGGATtactatttttctgtcttccagcagCACCATACACCAACCTTCCTCTGCCACCCCTGAAGCCCCGAAAGGTTTGGATTGTGTACTCTGCTGATCACCTGCTGTATGTGGATGTGGTGCTGAAGTTTGCAGAGTTCCTGATGACAGTCTGTGGCACTGCTGTAGCCTTAGATCTGCTAGAAGATCATCAGATTTCAGAGTTAGGGGCGTTACCCTGGCTTACTCgacagaagaaggaaatggaagatCTGTCTTCAAAGATCATCATCTTATGTTCACGGGGCACCCAGGCCAAATGGCAGGCCATGCTTGGGAGTGAGCCTGTGTGTCTCAAGCAAGATCAGCAAAAGCCAATGGGAGACCTGTTCACCCCAGCCTTGAATTTGATCCTACCAGACTTCAAGAAGCCAGCCTGTTTTGGAATGTATATAGTCTGCTATTTTGAGGGAATAAGTAGTGAGAAAGATATACCTGATCTGTTCAACGTCACATCCAGGTACCAACTGATGGACAAGTTTGAGGATATTTATTTTCGGATTCAGGATTTGGAGAAGTTTGAACCTGGGCGCATCCATCGAATCCAGGaaatcacagctgaaaattACATCGATACCCCTAGCGGGAGGAAGTTGAAAGAGGCAGTACAAAAGTTCAAGAACTGGCAGACTGAGCACCCAGACTGGTTTGAGAGAGAAACCATCTGCCTGGATAATGATGAAGAGTTGCAGTCCCAAAACAGAGAGAGCCAGGTGGATTCATTGCTACATGAACCAGGTGGAATTGTGAAACACCAGCTGCACCTACGGGAGCCTGACCCTAACGGCTATGTCATCAACCTCCACATGCATGAAGGTGAAAGCAGAGGCTGTAAACTGCAGCCTCAATTTAATTCATGTGGGGATCCAACTTATCAGACTATGGTCCTTCCTGTGGATGAGGCTCCTCTAGTTCAGGTAGTGGAACCAGTCTCTTCCACAGAAGATGGAAATATACTTGGTCATCATGTGCTGAGTAATGAGGACTGTATGGAAGGAGTTCCTCTTCTGGAAACAAGCTTTCCAATGAGGAATGTCGTCCTCCACAATGACTCTGAAGTTTCAGCAATAGATGACCAGGGTCCTGCAAACCTCTTAGGTGAACTGAGACACCATCTGAATGGACTCATGTACTCTCTTTATCAGCAGAGTGTCATTCCTTCAGAGCGATCTCTCTGCCAAGAGGAGGCGGGCAGGCAACACCAGTTGGTCTTTGATGACCAATGCAAAGACCAAAGACAGTCAGTGCAGTCAGACCAGGGCTACATCTCTAGATGTTCTCCTCTGCCACCTGATGACCTTGTGGAGGaggtggaagaggaggaggaggaagaggatcaGGAAAAACAGGTGGTCTTCAATGAACTCTCTCCAGAGGTCTTGAACAGTCTAAAGAGCCTCCAGCGGCAGCTGTTTTTCCAGGATGTTCAACAGAGCTCTGACTGGGGGTGTCCAGCTGAGGTGGTGGATGTTGGCCAATCTTTGGAGGATTGTTAGGCTCCGTCTAGGACGTGCTCCATTTGAAATACAGGGATGGAAGGTGGTACCCTACACAGTGCTGAAACTGCATTTCCAACACCGCCCTTGTCCTTGTATTATAAATTACTTACTGGGCGGATCTTCCTGTCTGCTGCTAGGAGGCAGGATTGCCCAGTAGACTGGTAAGGCTGCTTCTAGTCTCTGTGGAGAGCAGTAGTGACTATTAGCCACCCCCGTGAAAGAGCAGGCAGCAGTTCTGTTCCTTGGGAAAATGTATTACGTTGAGTCCTCACCGATGGAGGTCAGAAGAACTACCGTGGCTCATCCACTTGTGCCTTCCAGCTGTACGGATTCTATTGCACTGGATAGAAGTCATGCCCAGGGTTTGGGAAGCAGATATGTGGCAAAATGTGTTGCCATTTTAATACAcgttaaatattttgttgaaagTACTGTGTTAAAGATGTGCCTTAAACTTCAGTTAGGTTAGGGCTGTCTCTACCTGGTCGATATACGTatctggagattttttttttctcttgccacTCATTCGTTTGCAACTGCGTTTCCATGGCCGTTCAGGAAATCAAGTGGAGTAACTGAACAGATAGTTGGATAAACTTTTAAATTGGGAGTCTCCATAATTCTCCCTACGGGGAGGTACATGCTTGAAAACcagcaagaggaggaaaagggagaaggggaTGGTGGACCAAAAAATGGGATTCAGGCTCATAATACAATTACAAGAAGAATCTGGGGCTGAATACAGAATTACTGAATCAGGTGAATCTGGTGTATTCTATAACacactgctgcagtgctgtttgcttttggaTATCTTAACACTAGGAAGACTCCAATTGAAGATGTAGATGGTGACCACAATTAAGGAAATGAAAGACTTttggtggagaaaaaaagtgtagCTTCAGTAGATGCTGGTTTAGAGTGGAGACTATAACTGAATTAGGGGAGGCTGAGCTAAAACAAGTATAAGATGTACTTATGTGGGTATAAACTCAAGTTCAGGGTAACCATTGTGAAATACTTAATAGACTGAGTTCATCTTCCAGGAGCAGTGATGGTAACTCTATCAGttccagtgttttttaaaaaacggGGTTTGATGCAGTAGAAAAAATTATTCCCTGCAAGTGACTACATGTTGGCCTGTGTAGCACCAACGGGGTAGCAGATTAGTTGGGGCTGGTGTTTACCCTGTTTGTTACCAGGATTTCTTCAGTCCAGCCCACTGGATAACAGCCTGTGAGATACAAATACATCCAGGCCTTTCTCCTTTGTGTTCAGACAAGCTTGTCATCTTCCTGTCCTTCTAAGTTTACTTGTCAAAAATCTtaagataattttgtttcagctgtttaAAGACCTGGTACCTCAGAAGATAATCTGTTCTTTTGACTTGCAACCCATATTGtattatgtatattttataattgtatttgttaatatcttgttttgttccttaaattaaaaagcaagaataCTTTTTGGCTATATTTACTTAAACACTTTTACATCCTCAGTTCTGCCTAACTCCTTATGTTAGTATTTCTTACAGCAATCTGAGGCAAAACTGAGAGCCAGAACTGAACTGGCTGACATGTCAAAACATTCCTGCAAAGTGTTGCAGCTGTAACCTGTTGCGCTGGATACAGCTGAGGGCCCTCACGTGTGGGAAGTGCATGGTCCTTCAAAATGGGTGTTGAAGAGGGGATGTTTGCAATTTCTGTGCAGGACTGCTCAGTGAGGCAGGACTGTTAAGACAGCTTGCTCTCTCTGTGATCTCTAAGACTAACAAAGGGACAGCCCCTGCGCGGACCCAGGTGTAAGACTGGGTGCCACCTTTGTTTCCTGTCTGTGCAGGACCTAACCCACCAGGAGCTGAGCAAGAGGCAGCTGTGATCTCGGTGCTTCTCCAGTGAGAACCCATTTCTCTGATTATG
The Falco peregrinus isolate bFalPer1 chromosome 6, bFalPer1.pri, whole genome shotgun sequence genome window above contains:
- the IL17RA gene encoding interleukin-17 receptor A isoform X1, with the protein product MAVPGTRWLPLFPLLLLLLVIAIPPAGAALRLLLGAAPPFTCSQPDLNCLVRNSTCMEASWLQVTTWTPSAPSSLHVSSDIFQQTDGKLLPVLRIEWKVATDASIQYLQGAELAVMQVNSNQQICAQFDFQNNLPLQVRPDGGRWNFTFDRFEVEPGQTYHVTVYHLPKLSVDGDYNCKSMSLTIPDCKDSLMKRTIPCIKTGSLWEPRIQGKSLDDTTLLVSFNPWMESARYQIHVASFLNEKKCKMITRDFIEDGLQQQVNVTIKIEKNIRACCNYKIQIQPFFANCGTDCLRHSAFIPCSPAPSADPSGDMIIWLYWCITGICVLLVGSVIAGVICMTKKRAGHLRGKCNHNDLQTAAPYTNLPLPPLKPRKVWIVYSADHLLYVDVVLKFAEFLMTVCGTAVALDLLEDHQISELGALPWLTRQKKEMEDLSSKIIILCSRGTQAKWQAMLGSEPVCLKQDQQKPMGDLFTPALNLILPDFKKPACFGMYIVCYFEGISSEKDIPDLFNVTSRYQLMDKFEDIYFRIQDLEKFEPGRIHRIQEITAENYIDTPSGRKLKEAVQKFKNWQTEHPDWFERETICLDNDEELQSQNRESQVDSLLHEPGGIVKHQLHLREPDPNGYVINLHMHEGESRGCKLQPQFNSCGDPTYQTMVLPVDEAPLVQVVEPVSSTEDGNILGHHVLSNEDCMEGVPLLETSFPMRNVVLHNDSEVSAIDDQGPANLLGELRHHLNGLMYSLYQQSVIPSERSLCQEEAGRQHQLVFDDQCKDQRQSVQSDQGYISRCSPLPPDDLVEEVEEEEEEEDQEKQVVFNELSPEVLNSLKSLQRQLFFQDVQQSSDWGCPAEVVDVGQSLEDC
- the IL17RA gene encoding interleukin-17 receptor A isoform X2, with the protein product MAVPGTRWLPLFPLLLLLLVIAIPPAGAALRLLLGAAPPFTCSQPDLNCLVRNSTCMEASWLQVTTWTPSAPSSLHVSSDIFQQTDGKLLPVLRIEWKVATDASIQYLQGAELAVMQVNSNQQICAQFDFQNNLPLQVRPDGGRWNFTFDRFEVEPGQTYHVTVYHLPKLSVDGDYNCKSMSLTIPDCKDSLMKRTIPCIKTGSLWEPRIQGKSLDDTTLLVSFNPWMESARYQIHVASFLNEKKCKMITRDFIEDGLQQQVNVTIKIEKNIRACCNYKIQIQPFFANCGTDCLRHSAFIPCSPAPSADPSGDMIIWLYWCITGICVLLVGSVIAGVICMTKKRAGHLRGKCNHNDLQTAPYTNLPLPPLKPRKVWIVYSADHLLYVDVVLKFAEFLMTVCGTAVALDLLEDHQISELGALPWLTRQKKEMEDLSSKIIILCSRGTQAKWQAMLGSEPVCLKQDQQKPMGDLFTPALNLILPDFKKPACFGMYIVCYFEGISSEKDIPDLFNVTSRYQLMDKFEDIYFRIQDLEKFEPGRIHRIQEITAENYIDTPSGRKLKEAVQKFKNWQTEHPDWFERETICLDNDEELQSQNRESQVDSLLHEPGGIVKHQLHLREPDPNGYVINLHMHEGESRGCKLQPQFNSCGDPTYQTMVLPVDEAPLVQVVEPVSSTEDGNILGHHVLSNEDCMEGVPLLETSFPMRNVVLHNDSEVSAIDDQGPANLLGELRHHLNGLMYSLYQQSVIPSERSLCQEEAGRQHQLVFDDQCKDQRQSVQSDQGYISRCSPLPPDDLVEEVEEEEEEEDQEKQVVFNELSPEVLNSLKSLQRQLFFQDVQQSSDWGCPAEVVDVGQSLEDC